The Halalkalicoccus sp. NIPERK01 genome window below encodes:
- a CDS encoding CBS domain-containing protein: MDLNDGIRVEDVMSTPLETISRDATVAEAARAMRENDINSLVVTTSPPSIVTSTDVLDAAAEGHDPAELRVADVMTTEVETVPPDLFLEEVAAMMTGLGINHFPVVDVDDEFIGMVSSTDIAAQLS; encoded by the coding sequence ATGGACCTCAACGACGGGATCCGCGTCGAGGACGTGATGTCGACGCCGCTAGAGACGATCTCGCGGGACGCGACGGTCGCGGAGGCCGCGAGGGCGATGCGCGAGAACGACATCAACTCGCTGGTCGTGACGACCAGTCCGCCGTCGATCGTCACGAGCACCGACGTACTGGACGCCGCCGCGGAGGGCCACGACCCCGCGGAACTGCGGGTCGCCGACGTGATGACGACCGAGGTCGAGACCGTCCCGCCGGACCTCTTCCTCGAGGAGGTCGCCGCGATGATGACGGGCCTCGGGATCAACCACTTCCCCGTCGTCGACGTCGACGACGAGTTCATCGGGATGGTCTCCTCGACCGACATCGCCGCCCAACTCTCCTGA
- a CDS encoding glycosyltransferase family 2 protein yields MQTAIGEDVRGGARIRVDPSATSAPQIDAELVRPERVSYRPASADAQRPMVVVGIPAHNEAGSIASVIGATREHADAVFVVDDGSRDGTATEARRAGATVVEHEYNRGYGTALGTLFRAAEREGATHLVVLDADGRHDSRDIPRLLSKQRETDADIVIGSRFVDGATTGFPPYRRVGLAAINALTNLSMGRLRPGARIADTQSGFRAYNRRAIAGLAGDETIGTRMGASTDILYHAHERGYAIEEVGISVRYDVENATSIDPLAHGYGLVSDIARTVQRSHPLLSLGAPGLLGALLGVTMAYWLVSGFLSTGAVSYGLFVASALLLTGGVLAATAAVVLYTLGLSREV; encoded by the coding sequence ATGCAGACGGCAATAGGGGAGGACGTGCGGGGCGGTGCTCGAATCCGGGTGGACCCGTCCGCAACGAGTGCCCCGCAGATCGACGCCGAACTCGTCCGACCGGAGCGAGTCTCGTATCGCCCGGCGTCCGCCGACGCCCAGCGGCCGATGGTCGTCGTCGGGATTCCGGCGCACAACGAGGCAGGGTCGATCGCGAGCGTGATCGGGGCGACCAGGGAGCACGCCGACGCCGTGTTCGTCGTCGACGACGGGAGTCGGGACGGGACCGCGACGGAGGCCCGGAGGGCCGGCGCGACGGTCGTCGAACACGAGTACAACCGGGGGTACGGGACGGCGCTCGGAACGCTCTTTCGGGCGGCCGAGCGCGAGGGGGCGACACACCTCGTCGTTCTCGATGCGGACGGGCGACACGACTCGCGTGACATCCCGAGGCTCCTCTCGAAGCAGCGCGAGACCGACGCCGACATCGTCATCGGGAGTCGGTTCGTCGATGGCGCGACCACCGGGTTCCCGCCGTATCGGCGGGTCGGCCTGGCGGCGATCAACGCGCTCACCAACCTGAGCATGGGGCGTCTCCGACCGGGGGCGCGCATCGCGGACACCCAGAGCGGTTTCCGGGCGTACAACCGTCGTGCGATCGCGGGCCTGGCCGGCGACGAGACCATCGGGACGCGGATGGGTGCCAGCACGGACATCCTCTATCACGCACACGAGCGGGGCTACGCGATCGAGGAGGTCGGCATCTCGGTGCGATACGACGTCGAGAACGCGACCAGCATCGACCCGCTCGCCCACGGGTACGGTCTCGTGAGCGACATCGCCAGGACGGTCCAGCGTTCACACCCGCTGCTCAGCCTCGGCGCACCGGGCCTCCTCGGCGCCCTCCTGGGCGTTACGATGGCCTACTGGCTCGTTTCGGGCTTTCTCTCGACCGGCGCCGTCTCCTACGGCCTGTTCGTGGCCTCGGCGCTGTTGCTGACCGGTGGCGTGCTCGCCGCGACGGCCGCCGTCGTCCTCTACACGCTGGGTCTCTCGCGGGAGGTCTGA
- a CDS encoding alanine--glyoxylate aminotransferase family protein, whose product MNDAPEFDELLPPDRTLMGPGPSDVHPRVLRSMATPLVGYLDDYCVEVMDDIQDGLRYLFQTDNEHTLAVSGTGSAAMEAAFGNLVEPGETVLVPDNGYFGARMGEIAERAGGDVVTVSAPWGEPLDPADVEEAFAEHSPTVFGFVHGETSTGVRQTDVPELTRIAHENDAYAIADTVASLGGCEFRTDEWDVDVVYSGSQKCLSAPPGASPITFNPRAVEKVRAREEPVRSWYLDLEGVWEYWGDERNYHHTGPISTLYALREALRLVSEASLKGTWERHRRVAGALKAGVEEMGVGLNVADEHWLPTLNPVRVPEGVDDGRVIDRLVDEHGIEIVGGLGALDGEIFRVGCMGHSARPANVAQFVAAFGSVLADAGADVDLEAGAGATASALGTR is encoded by the coding sequence ATGAACGACGCGCCCGAGTTCGACGAACTCCTCCCACCGGATCGAACGCTCATGGGGCCCGGCCCCAGCGACGTCCACCCCCGCGTGCTGCGCTCGATGGCGACGCCGCTGGTGGGGTATCTCGACGACTACTGCGTCGAGGTCATGGACGACATCCAGGACGGACTGCGATACCTGTTCCAGACCGACAACGAACACACGCTCGCGGTCAGCGGCACGGGCTCGGCCGCGATGGAGGCCGCCTTCGGGAACCTCGTCGAGCCCGGCGAGACCGTCCTCGTGCCCGACAACGGCTACTTCGGCGCGCGGATGGGCGAGATCGCGGAACGCGCCGGCGGCGACGTCGTCACGGTGAGCGCGCCGTGGGGCGAGCCGCTCGACCCCGCGGACGTCGAGGAGGCCTTCGCCGAACACTCGCCGACCGTGTTCGGGTTCGTCCACGGCGAGACCTCGACGGGCGTGCGCCAGACCGACGTCCCCGAACTCACGCGGATCGCCCACGAGAACGACGCCTACGCGATCGCCGACACCGTCGCCTCCCTCGGGGGCTGTGAGTTCCGTACCGACGAGTGGGACGTCGACGTGGTCTACTCGGGCTCCCAGAAGTGCCTCTCGGCCCCGCCGGGCGCGAGCCCGATCACGTTCAACCCTCGCGCGGTCGAGAAGGTCCGCGCCCGCGAGGAGCCCGTCCGGTCGTGGTATCTCGATCTGGAGGGGGTCTGGGAGTACTGGGGCGACGAGCGCAACTACCACCACACCGGCCCGATCTCGACGCTGTACGCGCTCCGCGAGGCGCTGCGACTCGTGAGCGAGGCGAGCCTCAAGGGGACGTGGGAGCGCCATCGCCGGGTCGCGGGCGCGCTCAAGGCGGGCGTCGAGGAGATGGGGGTCGGGCTGAACGTCGCCGACGAACACTGGCTGCCGACGCTCAACCCCGTTCGCGTGCCCGAGGGCGTCGACGACGGACGGGTCATCGACCGCCTCGTCGACGAACACGGCATCGAGATCGTCGGCGGGCTGGGCGCGCTCGACGGCGAGATCTTCCGCGTGGGCTGTATGGGCCACTCGGCGCGTCCGGCGAACGTCGCGCAGTTCGTCGCCGCGTTCGGGTCGGTGCTGGCAGACGCGGGCGCCGACGTCGACCTCGAGGCCGGGGCCGGCGCGACGGCGAGCGCGCTCGGGACGCGGTAG
- a CDS encoding bacterio-opsin activator domain-containing protein: protein MTVIADITLPSSTFPVGDVLRSFPDARIELEGVVPVRETVMPLLWIEADDPEAIRSALGAHARIDRVDVVMTVDSETLFEVRWSPAGNELVDALGEADATVLDAYGLAESWDFRLRFATHEDLSRFNIALTEAGIPVTLRRIHHPPFSEVTTSLSSIQRDTLATAYRSGYFRVPRRISQAALAEELGISDSALSQRIRRGVEALVEQALISQEQSLR from the coding sequence ATGACCGTAATCGCCGACATCACGCTCCCGTCCTCGACGTTTCCGGTCGGGGACGTGCTACGATCGTTCCCGGACGCGCGGATCGAACTCGAAGGCGTCGTGCCGGTTCGCGAAACCGTCATGCCGCTTCTGTGGATCGAGGCGGACGATCCGGAGGCGATCCGCTCGGCGCTCGGCGCACACGCCCGGATCGACCGGGTAGACGTCGTCATGACGGTCGACTCGGAGACGCTGTTCGAAGTACGCTGGTCGCCGGCCGGGAACGAACTCGTCGACGCGCTCGGCGAGGCCGACGCGACGGTCCTCGACGCGTACGGCCTCGCCGAGAGCTGGGACTTCCGGCTCCGCTTCGCGACCCACGAGGACCTCTCGCGGTTCAATATCGCGCTGACCGAGGCGGGAATCCCGGTCACGCTTCGTCGGATCCACCACCCCCCGTTCAGCGAGGTGACGACGTCGCTCTCGTCGATCCAGCGCGATACGCTCGCGACGGCGTACCGTTCGGGCTACTTCCGGGTCCCGCGTCGGATCAGCCAGGCCGCCCTCGCGGAGGAACTGGGGATCAGCGACAGCGCGCTCTCCCAGCGGATCAGACGCGGCGTCGAGGCGCTCGTCGAACAGGCGCTGATCTCACAGGAGCAGTCGCTTCGCTGA
- a CDS encoding helix-turn-helix domain-containing protein, whose amino-acid sequence MATIAEMRIPANEFALSHTLDTLPDVNFEIERIVAHDPDHVMPYVWATEADTDELERALVDDPSVAEVELIAEPGEETLYQMEWIDSIEALVHILTEEDGTILAAEGRQDGWFMRILFPDRDALSQTYEFCEENDLSMDVQRIYNIDQGKQGRFGLTDEQEETIAAAYDHGYYDVPRDVSLSDFAEELDISHQALSERLRRGHKTLVENTVIVGRDGGT is encoded by the coding sequence ATGGCCACTATTGCGGAGATGCGTATCCCGGCGAACGAGTTCGCGCTGAGTCACACGCTCGATACGCTCCCGGACGTCAACTTCGAGATCGAGCGGATCGTCGCCCACGATCCCGACCACGTCATGCCGTACGTCTGGGCGACGGAGGCGGACACCGACGAGTTGGAGCGGGCGCTCGTCGACGATCCGAGCGTCGCCGAGGTCGAGTTGATCGCCGAACCGGGCGAGGAGACGCTCTATCAGATGGAGTGGATCGACTCGATCGAGGCGCTCGTCCACATCCTGACCGAGGAGGACGGGACGATCCTCGCCGCCGAGGGCCGACAGGACGGCTGGTTCATGCGGATCCTCTTTCCCGACCGGGACGCCCTCTCGCAGACCTACGAGTTCTGCGAGGAAAACGACCTCTCGATGGACGTCCAGCGCATCTACAACATCGACCAGGGAAAGCAGGGCCGGTTCGGGCTGACCGACGAACAGGAGGAGACGATCGCCGCGGCCTACGACCACGGCTACTACGACGTCCCGCGGGACGTCTCGCTGTCGGACTTCGCCGAGGAACTCGACATCTCCCACCAGGCGCTCTCCGAACGCCTCCGGCGTGGCCACAAGACGCTCGTCGAGAACACGGTGATCGTCGGGCGCGACGGCGGGACGTGA
- a CDS encoding alpha-glucosidase: protein MNDSEIERRWWKEAVVYQVYPRSFNDTDGDGVGDVPGILERVEYLDSLGIDAVWLNPVYASPMADNGYDVSDYRAIHPAFGTMDDWETLLEELHARDIRLIMDLVVNHTSDEHEWFVRSRAGDPEYRDFYWWREGTDAEDVDWESTEGPAGETPPNGWRSIFGGPAWAYDDEREAWYLHLFDRKQPDLNWRNEAVRESVYEMMEWWLEKGIDGFRLDAIAHIGKADGLPTDLGEPLNGTMKYAGNDPRVHEYLTEMNEALFDRELLTVGEVGTPTIPDEDARAYLDPDRDGLSMLTHFEHVRLDQGGAIYEPGEWTLSELKAVIDRWDALTDEEGWVAQYLSNHDQPRQVSRFGSEAFRRESAKLLGTLLHTLRGTPFVYQGEELGMTNYPWASLSEFEDVATRNPVERAIERGEIESFEAVREAVAKASRDNARTPVQWTSGRNAGFSDGEPWIAVNPDKETINAERAREDPDSVWHYYRELIALRSEEAVGDALVYGEYDQLTPDHESLWAYTRTFEDERLLVALNFADEPTPIEFPAADVEVDQEASLEPLLANYDVESETTVADLLDDTLRPWEARVYRVA from the coding sequence GTGAACGACTCAGAGATCGAACGGCGCTGGTGGAAGGAGGCCGTGGTCTACCAGGTCTACCCCCGCAGCTTCAACGACACCGACGGCGATGGAGTGGGCGACGTCCCGGGGATCCTCGAGAGAGTGGAGTACCTCGATTCGTTGGGGATCGACGCCGTCTGGCTCAATCCGGTCTACGCCTCGCCGATGGCCGACAACGGCTACGACGTCTCGGACTATCGGGCGATCCACCCCGCGTTCGGAACGATGGACGACTGGGAGACGCTGTTGGAGGAACTGCACGCCCGGGACATCCGGCTGATCATGGACCTGGTGGTGAACCACACCTCCGACGAACACGAGTGGTTCGTCCGCTCGCGGGCGGGCGATCCCGAGTACCGGGACTTCTACTGGTGGCGAGAGGGAACGGATGCCGAGGACGTCGACTGGGAGAGCACGGAGGGGCCCGCGGGCGAGACCCCACCCAACGGCTGGCGGTCGATCTTCGGCGGGCCGGCGTGGGCCTACGACGACGAGCGCGAGGCGTGGTACCTCCACCTCTTCGACCGCAAGCAACCGGACCTGAACTGGCGAAACGAGGCGGTGCGCGAGTCGGTGTACGAGATGATGGAGTGGTGGCTCGAGAAGGGCATCGACGGCTTCCGCCTCGACGCCATCGCCCACATCGGGAAGGCGGATGGGCTGCCGACCGACCTCGGAGAGCCGCTGAACGGAACGATGAAGTACGCCGGCAACGACCCCCGCGTCCACGAGTACCTCACCGAGATGAACGAGGCGCTGTTCGACCGGGAGCTTCTGACCGTCGGCGAGGTCGGGACGCCGACGATCCCCGACGAGGACGCCCGCGCGTACCTCGACCCCGACCGGGACGGCCTCTCGATGCTGACGCACTTCGAGCACGTGCGCCTCGATCAGGGGGGTGCGATCTACGAGCCCGGCGAGTGGACTCTCTCCGAATTGAAGGCGGTGATCGACCGCTGGGACGCGCTCACGGACGAGGAGGGGTGGGTCGCCCAGTACCTCTCGAACCACGACCAGCCCCGGCAGGTCTCGCGGTTCGGGAGCGAGGCCTTTCGTCGGGAGTCGGCGAAGCTGCTGGGGACGCTGTTGCACACCCTGCGGGGGACGCCGTTCGTCTACCAGGGCGAGGAACTCGGGATGACCAACTACCCGTGGGCCTCGCTCTCGGAGTTCGAGGACGTCGCCACCCGCAACCCCGTCGAGCGGGCGATCGAACGCGGCGAGATCGAGTCCTTTGAGGCGGTCCGTGAGGCCGTCGCCAAGGCGAGCCGCGACAACGCCCGGACGCCCGTCCAGTGGACGAGTGGGAGAAACGCCGGCTTTTCCGACGGCGAGCCCTGGATCGCGGTCAACCCCGACAAGGAGACGATCAACGCCGAACGGGCTCGGGAGGACCCCGACTCGGTCTGGCACTACTACCGCGAGTTGATCGCGCTGCGCTCCGAGGAGGCCGTTGGCGACGCCCTCGTCTACGGCGAGTACGACCAGCTCACCCCCGACCACGAGTCGCTGTGGGCGTACACCCGGACCTTCGAGGACGAGCGCCTGCTCGTGGCGCTCAACTTCGCCGACGAACCGACGCCGATCGAGTTCCCGGCGGCGGACGTCGAGGTCGACCAGGAGGCCTCCCTGGAGCCCCTGCTCGCGAACTACGACGTCGAGTCGGAGACGACGGTGGCGGACCTGCTCGACGACACGCTCCGCCCCTGGGAGGCCCGCGTCTACCGCGTGGCGTGA
- a CDS encoding peptidylprolyl isomerase encodes MGIEPGDQATIEYTGRLTDDEGTVFDTSREAVAEEAGLAEAQPEREYEPLTVEPGAGQLIEGFDEGLVGLEEGDTETITVPPEKGYGERSDDRVVEQDREEFEEHLGQPPEEGMRIQTERQQVGEIVEVTEEAVRLDFNHELAGETLEFDVEVVSID; translated from the coding sequence ATGGGAATCGAACCCGGCGATCAGGCGACGATCGAGTACACCGGACGATTGACCGACGACGAGGGGACGGTCTTCGACACGTCCCGCGAGGCGGTCGCCGAGGAGGCGGGGCTGGCCGAGGCCCAGCCCGAACGGGAGTACGAACCGCTCACGGTCGAGCCCGGCGCGGGCCAGCTCATCGAGGGGTTCGACGAGGGGCTCGTCGGGCTGGAGGAGGGCGACACCGAGACGATCACCGTCCCCCCGGAGAAGGGCTACGGCGAGCGCAGCGACGACCGGGTCGTGGAACAGGACCGCGAGGAGTTCGAGGAGCACCTCGGCCAGCCCCCCGAGGAGGGGATGCGGATCCAGACCGAGCGCCAGCAGGTCGGGGAGATCGTCGAGGTCACCGAGGAGGCCGTCCGGCTCGACTTCAACCACGAACTGGCCGGCGAGACCCTCGAGTTCGACGTCGAGGTCGTCTCGATCGACTGA
- the aglM gene encoding UDP-glucose 6-dehydrogenase AglM, with product MNIAVVGSGYVGTTIAACFADLGHEVTAIDIDEGIVERLNRGEASIHEPGLDELLEAHAGGRLRATTDYDAIRDCEVTFLALPTPSREDGSIDASIIETGARSVGEALAGTDEDHLVVVKSTVIPGTTEGMLIPAIEAGAGEAVGERIRVGMNPEFLREGSAVTDFLEPDKVVLGADDDRSRDRLARVFEPLIERADPAVVEATVREAEMIKYANNAFLATKISLINELGNICKELGVDAYRVADAIGLDERIGERFLRSGVGWGGSCFPKDVDALRAAAREAGYEPELLDATVGVNDRQPERMLALLEDHVDLAGARIAVLGLAFKPGTDDVRNSRSIPAIEGLEARGAEVVAYDPVATGTMRERFPDVEYAASAAEALSDADGALVMTDWDEFAALDDEFEAMATPVVIDGRRIVEPREGITYEGLTW from the coding sequence ATGAACATCGCAGTCGTCGGCAGCGGCTACGTCGGGACGACCATCGCCGCCTGTTTCGCCGACCTCGGCCACGAGGTGACGGCCATCGACATCGACGAGGGGATCGTCGAACGGCTCAACCGCGGCGAGGCGTCGATCCACGAACCCGGCCTCGACGAACTGCTCGAAGCGCACGCCGGCGGGCGTCTCCGGGCGACGACCGACTACGACGCGATCCGCGACTGCGAGGTGACGTTCCTCGCGCTGCCGACCCCCTCCCGCGAGGACGGCAGCATCGACGCCTCGATCATCGAGACCGGCGCACGCTCGGTCGGCGAGGCGCTCGCGGGCACCGACGAGGACCACCTCGTCGTCGTCAAGAGCACGGTGATCCCCGGCACCACGGAGGGGATGCTGATCCCGGCGATCGAGGCGGGTGCGGGCGAGGCCGTCGGCGAGCGGATCCGAGTGGGGATGAACCCGGAGTTCCTCCGGGAGGGGTCGGCGGTGACGGACTTCCTCGAACCCGACAAGGTGGTGCTGGGGGCCGACGACGACCGGAGCCGCGACCGCCTCGCGCGCGTGTTCGAGCCCCTGATCGAGCGGGCCGATCCCGCCGTCGTCGAGGCGACAGTGAGGGAGGCCGAGATGATCAAGTACGCGAACAACGCGTTTCTCGCGACGAAGATCAGCCTGATCAACGAGTTGGGCAACATCTGCAAGGAGCTCGGCGTCGACGCCTACCGGGTCGCCGACGCCATCGGCCTGGACGAGCGGATCGGCGAGCGGTTCCTTCGTTCGGGCGTGGGATGGGGCGGGTCGTGTTTCCCGAAGGACGTCGACGCGCTCCGGGCCGCGGCCCGCGAGGCCGGCTACGAACCGGAACTGCTCGACGCCACCGTGGGCGTCAACGACCGCCAGCCCGAACGGATGCTCGCGCTCCTCGAGGACCACGTCGACCTCGCGGGCGCGCGGATCGCCGTCCTCGGCCTCGCGTTCAAGCCCGGCACGGACGACGTGCGCAACTCGCGGTCGATCCCCGCCATCGAGGGGCTCGAAGCGCGCGGCGCGGAGGTCGTCGCCTACGACCCCGTCGCGACCGGGACGATGCGCGAACGGTTCCCCGACGTCGAGTACGCGGCGTCGGCCGCCGAGGCGCTGTCGGACGCGGACGGCGCGCTCGTGATGACCGACTGGGACGAGTTCGCCGCCCTCGACGACGAGTTCGAGGCGATGGCAACCCCGGTGGTGATCGACGGCCGGCGGATCGTCGAGCCCCGGGAGGGGATCACCTACGAGGGGTTGACCTGGTGA
- a CDS encoding formate/nitrite transporter family protein has protein sequence MSDSDPPSDADRVREAVERSRSGAPAAGAVVRDRFSADEVFQRIVAAADEEVTSGSRELFFSALAAGFAITITFLLYVSVTATTGGDPVLSALLYPLGFVYIIIGGYQLYTENTLPPVALALERLTSIPTLLRHWLIVLAGNFLGGAIGAAVLTWGGVFSPEATAVALELSHKGVATSGWSLFFKGAFAGLIVAGVVWIVYASRDTISRLVVVYLAFLAIPLGDLFHVVVSFTEMAFLVFAGELAFLVGMVDFVVPVLLGNTIGGIVLVTVVNYFQTSERRLESVRLEGADRQLSIREWALGSLAGRSYVPMIDTAESIVAEDPDEYRVLVPIANPRTETRLVDLACTLASRKESATVHVVHIVQTPDQISREYGAGQRQRIVDESDRLLNDVRETVKGYDVGCETSTVVSQRSFEEIFGIADRERSDLVVMEWGANQLWGAARAERPISELTSRLPCDFLVLKNRGLDASRILLPTAGGPDSDLSAEVARTLRSTVGSELTLLHVVDGPDEREVGEQFLTDWAADHDLDDAALVVDESGDVEGAIAREAAEHTMVLIGATERGLLSRLVSGSLHFSVLHDVDQTVLLAERPSGRPLLTRLFGWR, from the coding sequence ATGAGCGATTCCGATCCTCCCTCCGACGCCGACAGGGTACGCGAGGCGGTCGAACGGTCCCGGAGCGGGGCCCCCGCGGCCGGGGCGGTCGTCCGGGATCGGTTCTCGGCCGACGAGGTGTTCCAGCGGATCGTCGCGGCCGCCGACGAGGAGGTCACCTCGGGGAGCCGCGAACTGTTCTTCAGCGCGCTCGCCGCGGGCTTCGCCATCACGATCACCTTTCTGCTCTACGTGTCGGTGACGGCCACGACCGGCGGCGATCCGGTCCTGAGCGCGCTGTTGTACCCGCTCGGGTTCGTCTACATCATCATCGGCGGCTATCAACTGTACACCGAAAACACGCTGCCGCCGGTGGCGCTGGCGCTCGAACGGCTGACCAGCATTCCGACGCTGTTGCGCCACTGGCTGATCGTCCTCGCCGGCAACTTCCTCGGCGGCGCGATCGGTGCCGCCGTCCTCACGTGGGGCGGCGTCTTCTCCCCCGAGGCGACGGCCGTGGCGCTCGAACTCTCGCACAAGGGCGTCGCGACCTCGGGATGGAGCCTCTTTTTCAAGGGTGCGTTCGCCGGCCTGATCGTCGCGGGCGTCGTCTGGATCGTCTACGCCTCGCGCGATACGATCTCCCGGCTCGTGGTCGTCTATCTGGCCTTCCTCGCCATCCCGCTCGGGGACCTGTTTCACGTGGTCGTCTCCTTCACCGAGATGGCGTTTCTGGTCTTCGCCGGCGAACTCGCGTTCCTCGTCGGGATGGTCGATTTCGTCGTCCCCGTCCTCCTCGGGAACACGATCGGCGGGATCGTGCTGGTGACCGTCGTCAACTACTTCCAGACGAGCGAGCGCCGCCTCGAATCCGTGCGGTTGGAGGGAGCGGACCGGCAGCTATCGATTCGGGAGTGGGCGCTCGGCAGCCTCGCGGGGCGCTCGTACGTCCCGATGATCGACACCGCCGAGTCGATCGTCGCCGAGGACCCCGACGAGTACCGGGTGCTGGTGCCGATCGCGAACCCCCGAACCGAGACGCGACTCGTGGACCTCGCCTGCACGCTCGCCAGCCGGAAGGAGTCGGCGACCGTCCACGTCGTCCACATCGTCCAGACGCCCGATCAGATCTCCCGGGAGTACGGCGCCGGCCAGCGCCAGCGGATCGTCGACGAGTCCGACAGGCTGCTGAATGACGTCCGCGAGACGGTCAAGGGGTACGACGTCGGCTGTGAGACCTCGACGGTCGTCTCCCAGCGGTCGTTCGAGGAGATCTTCGGGATCGCCGACCGCGAGCGCTCCGACCTCGTGGTCATGGAGTGGGGCGCCAACCAGCTGTGGGGGGCGGCCCGGGCCGAGCGCCCGATCAGCGAACTGACCAGCCGACTGCCCTGTGACTTCCTCGTGCTCAAGAACCGCGGGCTCGACGCCTCGCGGATCCTCCTGCCGACCGCCGGGGGGCCGGACTCGGACCTGAGCGCCGAGGTCGCCCGGACGCTTCGCTCGACCGTCGGCTCGGAACTCACCCTGCTGCACGTCGTCGACGGCCCCGACGAGCGCGAAGTCGGCGAGCAGTTTCTCACCGACTGGGCCGCAGACCACGACCTGGACGACGCGGCGCTCGTGGTCGACGAGTCGGGCGACGTCGAGGGGGCGATCGCGCGGGAGGCCGCCGAGCACACGATGGTGCTGATCGGGGCGACCGAGCGCGGCCTGCTCTCGCGGCTCGTCAGCGGGTCGCTTCACTTCAGCGTCCTCCACGACGTCGACCAGACGGTGCTGCTCGCGGAACGCCCGTCCGGGCGACCCCTCCTGACGCGGCTGTTCGGGTGGCGCTGA
- a CDS encoding response regulator has product MNDEDSGRIHVLCVDDERDSADLTALRLERIDGRFAVGTATSAEAGFEYLEENDVDCVVSDYKMPDVDGITFFELVRDERPRLPFILFTGRGSSGVADDARSRGVTDYLEKDAENRYQVLADQIKSAVEKARRP; this is encoded by the coding sequence ATGAACGACGAGGACTCGGGGCGGATCCACGTCCTCTGTGTCGACGACGAGCGTGACAGCGCCGATCTGACGGCGCTCCGCCTCGAACGGATCGACGGGCGGTTCGCCGTCGGGACGGCGACCAGCGCCGAGGCCGGGTTCGAGTATCTGGAGGAAAACGACGTCGACTGCGTCGTGAGCGACTACAAAATGCCCGACGTGGACGGGATCACGTTCTTCGAACTGGTCCGTGACGAACGCCCACGGCTCCCCTTCATCCTGTTTACCGGCCGGGGTTCGTCGGGCGTCGCCGACGACGCCCGCTCGCGCGGCGTGACCGACTACCTCGAGAAGGACGCCGAGAACCGGTATCAGGTGCTCGCCGACCAGATCAAGAGCGCGGTCGAGAAGGCCCGCCGTCCGTAG